In Nissabacter sp. SGAir0207, the sequence CAACCTGGGTGCCTGGGTTAATCACGTTGCCGTAAGGGCCCATCGCCGGGAAGATGATCGCGCCTTCCAGGGTCGCATCCAGAACGAACGCATCCCAGGCGGCAGAGGTAAACACGATGTCGCGCACCACGGCCCCGGATTTTTTCAGCACGGTTTTCACCCATTCATTGAGGTGGGCGGTGGGCTTGTTGTACTTGATGGAGGAGGTGGTGGTGTTCGACCACAGATCGCTCCCGGACAGGGCAACGGTCAGATCGCTGGCGCGGCCAAAATCGACCTCGGTTTTCTCAAAGCCTTCACCCTCAATCACCACCTTGCCGGTGGTCAGGGCACTGGCCCCCATCCATTCCAGGCGGCGGTTCAGGATGTCAACCTGGTCGGCCATCTCAAACATCATGTTCAGTTGCTCACGCTGGGCCGCGGTGTACTCGCCCCCGATCCGCTCGCCAATCTGGCGGCGAATGGGTTTGCGCAGGTCTGGTACGCGCTTATCTTTGATGTAGGCCGGCTTAAATGTGTTGGTCTGCATGCGACGGCTTTCGACCTGTTTGCCCGCCACCAGGGGCGACACAAACGGCGCCATACGGCGCTGGCCAACGTCAACATCAATGGACACAAATTCGGTTTCGCTGGTGACGATATTCGGGAAGAATTTATCCAAGAGCCAGTTTTGCGAGGTCATCAGGTTGGGAACGATGCCGACAAGGGTCGCGGTATCAAACAGGTTTGCAGTGTGTGTGGTCATAAAGTCTCGCTACGCCCGGCAAGCCGCCGGGCAAAATTTGGACGTGCGAATCCCTGCCCGGTTAAGGGCATAAATTCAGGATGTTTTTATCGAGGAGGGGTTAGCGCTTAAACGCCGGGGCCGACAACGCTGTCACGCAGGAAAATGCCCAGGGGGCGCAGGCCCTCTTTGAGGTTGGCAACGGTCCAGCTGTCGTCGTAAATGATGCGATTCACGTTGAACGTGCCCATCTGGTAAACGCCGGCCTGTGCCACGCCGCCGGTTGTATCCACGTCATTCACCAGGACGCCTGATGGGATCTGGCTGCCGTCGGTTGCAGTGCTGACGCATAGCACGTAGGTGTTATCCGCGGTCACGCGGCCAAGAATGGTGCCGCGCTTATAGCTGTGTCCGCTGGCCAGCGTGACGGTGTCCGTGACCAGGGGCGGGGTGTTGCCGCCAATCAGCTGATCCGGGATAAAGGTGTCCTGATATACGGCAGGCTGCCAGGGGTTCTGGCCGAAAGAATTCACGCTCATGAGTTGATGCCTTTATGTTGGTTGTAGAGTGCGGTCATGGCGGCCGCCGCGCCCTGGGGGCCGCGGGTGTCTGGTTGCTTGGCATCGGGTCCCAGCCGGTGTTGCTGGACGCCCTGCATTCGCTGATCCAGCGATAGGCGGCCGCCTTGTGGGACCCCGAACGCGGCGGCCTGCTCCAGCTGCGCGATAGCAGTG encodes:
- a CDS encoding major capsid protein, producing the protein MTTHTANLFDTATLVGIVPNLMTSQNWLLDKFFPNIVTSETEFVSIDVDVGQRRMAPFVSPLVAGKQVESRRMQTNTFKPAYIKDKRVPDLRKPIRRQIGERIGGEYTAAQREQLNMMFEMADQVDILNRRLEWMGASALTTGKVVIEGEGFEKTEVDFGRASDLTVALSGSDLWSNTTTSSIKYNKPTAHLNEWVKTVLKKSGAVVRDIVFTSAAWDAFVLDATLEGAIIFPAMGPYGNVINPGTQVERGAVYKGRWGQLDLWLYNDWYVDDNGVEQPMLPDGTVVLSGPDLQGTRAFGAIMDPAFNYGPMAYAPKTWVQEDPAQRFLLMQSSPIVIPSRVNAALCATVV
- a CDS encoding head decoration protein, with protein sequence MSVNSFGQNPWQPAVYQDTFIPDQLIGGNTPPLVTDTVTLASGHSYKRGTILGRVTADNTYVLCVSTATDGSQIPSGVLVNDVDTTGGVAQAGVYQMGTFNVNRIIYDDSWTVANLKEGLRPLGIFLRDSVVGPGV